Proteins co-encoded in one Ruegeria sp. YS9 genomic window:
- a CDS encoding response regulator transcription factor, producing the protein MRSVVPDSGKIVVVDQMLIEDLLARPNAYSKSAGSGCLAFAYRKEDSARHLFEDWHRAQFGDVGFLPMNVAPDAWRAILRLLMHEELYLPSFLADCVSSPCQRAPERPRQREAITSNGADRHAQYSKLTRREKQVLQLVSEGKSNKLIAAKLGITEHTVKLHMHNVVGKIGVSNRTAAAHFYFEVAPHEAQQTALD; encoded by the coding sequence ATGCGCTCAGTTGTTCCGGACAGCGGCAAGATCGTCGTCGTGGATCAGATGTTGATCGAGGACCTTTTGGCGCGCCCCAATGCATACTCCAAAAGTGCAGGTTCCGGCTGTCTTGCCTTCGCCTATCGCAAAGAGGATTCGGCCCGACACCTGTTCGAAGACTGGCACCGCGCGCAGTTTGGAGATGTAGGCTTTCTGCCGATGAATGTCGCGCCGGACGCGTGGCGGGCCATCCTCAGATTGCTGATGCACGAGGAACTGTATCTTCCCAGCTTCCTGGCTGACTGTGTCTCATCCCCCTGTCAGCGCGCGCCTGAAAGACCACGGCAACGGGAAGCCATTACATCCAACGGCGCGGATCGGCATGCACAATACTCCAAGCTGACACGCCGCGAAAAACAGGTTCTGCAACTGGTCTCAGAAGGCAAAAGCAACAAATTGATTGCGGCCAAGCTGGGCATCACGGAACACACGGTCAAGCTGCACATGCATAACGTTGTCGGAAAGATCGGCGTCAGCAACAGGACTGCGGCTGCTCATTTCTATTTCGAGGTAGCGCCTCACGAGGCGCAGCAGACCGCCCTTGACTGA
- a CDS encoding rhodanese-like domain-containing protein yields MTVTVKEMMEAANAVVERVDAAQAKTMTEQGGLLLDIRDANELEQTGRAAGAHHIPRGMLEFRADDTLQSHDPELRKDRPIVLYCASGGRAALAGKLLKDMGYQRVYNLGGLTDWVNGGGEIAKS; encoded by the coding sequence ATGACGGTGACGGTCAAAGAGATGATGGAGGCGGCCAACGCTGTGGTCGAACGTGTCGATGCAGCCCAGGCAAAGACGATGACCGAACAGGGGGGGCTGCTGTTGGACATACGCGATGCGAATGAGCTGGAACAGACGGGCCGCGCCGCCGGGGCGCATCACATACCTCGTGGCATGCTGGAGTTTCGGGCAGATGATACATTGCAATCACATGACCCTGAACTGCGCAAGGATCGCCCCATAGTGTTGTACTGCGCATCGGGTGGGCGCGCGGCCTTGGCCGGAAAACTTCTGAAGGATATGGGATACCAGAGGGTGTACAATCTTGGGGGATTGACGGACTGGGTGAATGGGGGCGGTGAAATCGCCAAATCCTAG
- a CDS encoding HlyD family type I secretion periplasmic adaptor subunit: MNNLVPVNNSANDPEVWYAEVPRSINRLMVIGLVMLVVCFGGFGVWSFSAPLAAAVIAQGSFVATGRNKIVQHLEGGIIEDIKVVEGQAVQAGQVLMTLDQTSAQANERELFIRKLRLQAMTERLLAEYGERDRLVFSQELVEASEDPEVLAILDGQKLSFDVSRKTLLNDLALLERNMEALKIRSSGFEAQLDSMTRRAEILQEEFEAKNQLFEKGLVRKGELNTIRRVQAEAEGQQARLQAEAAEINQMLLKYDEQIARTRSAYREAALDELGVIEADLESVREKSRQARSVLDRAVVRAPVTGTVVRLHYHTPGGVIETGEPIAEILPADAPLIIEAQIPRTEIDSVVTGQTATVRLIALNQRTTPVLYGEVFYISADSLLEDSTGVPQEVYLARVSLTPDELQRVRGFVPTPGMPAEIMIQTEERTFAAYIAKPVSDSMSRAFREQ, encoded by the coding sequence ATGAATAACCTCGTACCTGTGAACAACTCAGCCAATGATCCCGAAGTCTGGTATGCCGAGGTTCCACGCTCGATCAACAGGTTGATGGTGATCGGGCTGGTCATGCTTGTCGTGTGTTTCGGCGGTTTCGGGGTCTGGTCTTTCAGTGCCCCGCTGGCCGCAGCGGTCATCGCGCAAGGCAGCTTTGTTGCCACGGGCCGAAACAAGATTGTCCAACATCTTGAAGGCGGCATCATCGAAGACATCAAGGTTGTGGAAGGTCAGGCGGTTCAGGCTGGTCAGGTTCTGATGACCCTGGACCAGACCTCGGCCCAGGCCAATGAGCGTGAGCTGTTTATTCGCAAGCTGCGCCTTCAGGCCATGACCGAGCGGTTGCTGGCCGAGTACGGGGAACGCGACCGCCTCGTGTTTTCGCAAGAGCTTGTCGAAGCATCCGAAGATCCTGAAGTATTGGCCATTCTGGATGGGCAAAAGCTCAGCTTCGATGTGTCGCGCAAGACGCTGCTGAATGACTTGGCGCTGCTGGAACGCAATATGGAAGCGCTGAAAATCCGGTCCAGTGGATTTGAGGCGCAATTGGACAGCATGACCCGGCGTGCCGAAATTTTGCAGGAGGAGTTTGAGGCCAAAAACCAACTGTTCGAAAAGGGCCTTGTCCGCAAAGGAGAACTGAACACCATCCGTCGTGTCCAGGCCGAAGCCGAAGGGCAGCAGGCCCGGTTGCAGGCGGAAGCCGCTGAAATCAACCAGATGCTGCTGAAATATGACGAACAGATTGCGCGTACGCGGTCCGCCTATCGTGAGGCCGCACTGGACGAACTGGGCGTGATCGAAGCCGATCTGGAAAGCGTTCGTGAAAAATCCCGTCAGGCCCGCAGCGTTCTTGATCGGGCCGTGGTGCGCGCACCGGTGACAGGAACGGTGGTGCGGTTGCATTATCATACGCCGGGCGGTGTGATTGAAACCGGGGAACCGATAGCCGAGATCCTGCCCGCGGATGCGCCCCTGATCATCGAGGCACAGATTCCGCGTACCGAGATTGACAGTGTTGTCACGGGGCAGACCGCCACAGTCCGCCTGATCGCATTGAACCAACGCACGACGCCTGTTTTGTATGGCGAGGTCTTCTATATCTCGGCCGATTCACTGCTTGAGGATTCGACCGGTGTTCCGCAGGAGGTCTATCTGGCACGTGTCTCACTGACCCCGGATGAGTTGCAGCGCGTGCGCGGCTTTGTTCCGACACCGGGGATGCCCGCTGAAATCATGATCCAAACCGAAGAACGCACCTTTGCGGCCTATATCGCCAAACCGGTATCAGACAGCATGTCGCGCGCGTTTCGCGAGCAGTAA
- a CDS encoding NAD kinase, which yields MKKRIAFLASEVKVAQTARDILVSKHGNAAPRDADVVVALGGDGFMLHTLHNMQHLDTPVYGMNRGTIGFLMNEYHEDDLMARLEDAEEEVINPLAMRAMDQSGKLHEALAINEVSLLRAGPQAARLKISVDGRERMDELVCDGALLSTAAGSTAYNYSAHGPILPIGSDVLALTPIAAFRPRRWRGALLPKIAKVRFDVLDADKRPVIVAADSVAFPDIDWVEIRSDPTISHRILFDPGHGLEERLISEQFT from the coding sequence ATGAAAAAAAGAATCGCCTTTCTTGCCAGTGAGGTCAAAGTGGCGCAAACGGCCCGGGATATTCTGGTGTCCAAACACGGTAATGCGGCGCCCCGCGACGCAGATGTTGTGGTTGCTCTTGGGGGGGATGGCTTCATGTTGCATACCCTGCACAACATGCAGCACCTTGATACACCGGTATACGGGATGAACCGTGGCACGATCGGGTTCCTGATGAACGAGTATCACGAAGACGACCTGATGGCCCGCCTGGAAGATGCCGAGGAAGAGGTCATCAATCCGCTGGCGATGCGGGCGATGGATCAGTCCGGAAAGCTGCACGAGGCGCTGGCGATCAACGAAGTATCGCTGTTGCGCGCTGGGCCACAGGCGGCTCGTTTGAAGATCAGTGTTGATGGCCGCGAGCGCATGGATGAACTTGTCTGCGATGGAGCGCTACTGTCCACTGCGGCGGGGTCGACGGCGTATAATTACTCGGCACACGGGCCTATTCTGCCGATTGGCTCGGACGTTCTCGCGTTGACCCCGATCGCCGCATTCCGCCCCCGCCGATGGCGTGGTGCATTGCTGCCGAAAATCGCGAAGGTGCGGTTCGATGTGCTGGATGCGGACAAGCGACCCGTTATCGTTGCCGCTGATTCCGTAGCTTTCCCAGACATTGACTGGGTCGAGATCCGATCCGATCCCACGATCTCACACCGCATTCTTTTTGACCCCGGGCACGGTTTGGAAGAACGACTGATTTCCGAACAATTCACATAA
- a CDS encoding MBL fold metallo-hydrolase translates to MNGISLSRRSFLFNATCLAVLGAQTRIVQAELRLGPSARITTVSDGYLSFPPDVVFGAMPKEEIEQILIRNQADATKYEPECNVTLYRDDENTVLFDVGAGPDFMPTSGKLLETLETIDLSPEDVTHVVFTHAHPDHIWGVLDDFDDLLFPNATHLIGRKEWDYWWNPSTVDTIGEDRTAFAVGAKRRLEAIEDQVAFFEDGHEILPGIAARASFGHTPGHMAFELRNGDESVMVVGDALGNPHVAFEHPDWHSGTDQDPQVAAAARYSLLDQISEEKMRMIGFHLPNGGIGRVEKTGSAYRFIGEAS, encoded by the coding sequence ATGAATGGAATTTCTTTGTCCCGACGCAGTTTCCTGTTCAATGCCACGTGCCTCGCGGTACTTGGAGCTCAAACCAGGATCGTGCAGGCAGAGCTGCGGCTCGGCCCTTCAGCCCGAATTACAACCGTGTCAGACGGATACCTGTCATTCCCACCTGATGTTGTTTTCGGAGCCATGCCCAAAGAGGAGATCGAGCAAATCCTGATCCGCAATCAAGCGGACGCGACCAAGTACGAGCCAGAGTGCAACGTCACGCTCTATCGAGATGATGAAAACACCGTACTATTTGATGTTGGCGCGGGGCCGGACTTCATGCCTACATCTGGCAAGCTTTTGGAGACTCTTGAAACAATCGACCTGTCGCCCGAGGATGTTACGCATGTGGTCTTCACCCATGCACACCCCGATCACATCTGGGGTGTTCTGGATGACTTCGACGACCTGCTTTTCCCAAATGCGACGCACCTCATTGGACGCAAAGAATGGGATTATTGGTGGAACCCCTCAACGGTGGACACGATTGGCGAAGATCGCACCGCGTTCGCGGTCGGTGCCAAACGCCGATTGGAAGCAATCGAGGATCAGGTCGCGTTCTTTGAGGATGGGCACGAGATCCTTCCCGGTATTGCCGCACGGGCAAGCTTTGGGCACACGCCCGGTCACATGGCCTTTGAGCTTCGAAATGGGGATGAGTCGGTGATGGTCGTAGGCGACGCGCTCGGAAATCCGCACGTTGCGTTTGAACACCCCGATTGGCACAGTGGAACGGATCAGGACCCCCAGGTCGCCGCAGCTGCGCGTTACTCACTTCTGGATCAGATTTCCGAAGAGAAAATGAGAATGATTGGCTTCCACCTGCCGAACGGTGGAATTGGCCGCGTCGAAAAGACCGGTTCGGCCTACAGGTTCATTGGAGAGGCGTCATGA
- a CDS encoding alpha/beta fold hydrolase — translation MLNTIIHGEPTARPPVVIAHGLYGSARNWGVIARRLSDERQVVAVDMRNHAYSAWDSCHDYPHLAQDIAEVIERIGGTADVLGHSMGGKAAMTLALQHGALVNKLVVADIAPVKYTHSQIQFIEAMRAVDFSRIARRSDAEQQLAEQGVEKALQSFFTQSLDIKGKRWLLNLDVLADQMPNIMGFPELDAQWQGPALFLSGGESDYVLPEHRAKIRALFPGARFAKIPGAGHWLHAEKPREFEAAVRTFLNA, via the coding sequence ATGCTGAACACCATCATACATGGCGAACCAACCGCCCGACCGCCCGTTGTCATTGCCCACGGCCTGTATGGATCGGCCCGAAATTGGGGCGTGATTGCCAGACGGTTGTCGGACGAGCGGCAAGTTGTGGCCGTCGACATGCGTAACCACGCCTACAGTGCGTGGGATTCTTGCCATGATTATCCTCACCTGGCGCAGGATATCGCCGAGGTCATCGAACGGATTGGCGGGACGGCGGACGTACTTGGGCATTCAATGGGCGGCAAGGCCGCGATGACACTTGCGCTGCAACACGGCGCGCTGGTGAACAAACTGGTGGTCGCAGATATTGCGCCGGTGAAATACACGCACAGCCAAATTCAGTTCATCGAGGCCATGCGTGCCGTGGATTTCTCGCGCATAGCGCGCCGCTCGGATGCCGAGCAGCAATTGGCCGAGCAAGGCGTTGAAAAAGCATTGCAAAGCTTCTTCACCCAATCGCTGGACATCAAGGGAAAGCGTTGGTTGCTGAACCTGGACGTGTTGGCGGACCAGATGCCAAATATCATGGGCTTTCCCGAGTTGGACGCCCAGTGGCAAGGCCCCGCGCTGTTCCTGTCAGGGGGCGAGTCAGATTATGTCTTGCCGGAACATCGAGCCAAAATCCGCGCACTGTTCCCCGGCGCGCGATTTGCCAAGATCCCCGGTGCCGGTCACTGGCTGCACGCCGAAAAACCGCGCGAGTTCGAAGCTGCCGTCAGGACCTTCCTGAACGCCTGA
- a CDS encoding type I secretion system permease/ATPase, whose protein sequence is MSVSDPDSPVETELPQQSEDRKRSREQRRADPPRQRAQPQPAQNEDPAGGGNGVADADGPDPASAGDSTARKTPSARASGGNGIGTTIEAKANQPLLQTNSGGGDGNGPPQTFHKRTPPEDFQRTLRVSMRAIRRNLAFVLVLTCATNILILAIPIYLFQISDRVLTSRSLDTLIMLTAIVAGAVVFQSAFDAVRRFMLMRTGVEVAARLGAPVLSAAAHASLHGNGREYQTLGDLQQLRGFLVSGTLLSFLDVPFAPLFILMIFLVHPELGMIVVVTALILMTIALINQKMTAKPFAEANKAQSMANLHLDSMSRNSQIINALAMIPEAVRIWGRDTAQSLTWQVRAQDRNVIFASISRAVRLLTQIGILGWGAFLALQGEITGGMVIAASIIAGRAFAPIEGSIEGWNSYLLTRGAYGRIKALLSTSALQYEKLRLPRPEGRLDVERLLYVPGGTKRVVLNGITFSLVPGETLAIIGNSGAGKTTLGKTLVGSILPTSGSVRLDLMDIRNWDPRQFGESIGYLPQDVQLFPGTIKDNIGRMRADATDEQIHDAAVLADVHNMIATLPQGYETVVAADGSPLSGGQKQRIALARAFFGNPRMVVLDEPNSNLDVAGDKALACAIEQARQSKITVVVITQKPTLLSVVDKIMLLTDGRVALFGQRDQVLQQLNGPRKQTGIEGQQGG, encoded by the coding sequence GTGTCTGTGTCAGATCCAGATTCGCCGGTTGAAACCGAACTACCACAGCAATCCGAAGACCGAAAACGCTCACGCGAACAACGGCGCGCTGATCCTCCCCGTCAGCGTGCGCAACCGCAACCCGCGCAAAATGAAGACCCGGCGGGTGGCGGCAATGGGGTGGCCGACGCCGACGGCCCGGATCCGGCATCTGCCGGGGACTCGACAGCGCGCAAGACCCCCTCTGCGCGCGCTTCCGGTGGGAACGGCATAGGCACCACGATCGAGGCCAAGGCAAACCAGCCACTGTTGCAAACGAATTCCGGCGGCGGTGATGGGAACGGGCCACCCCAAACCTTCCACAAACGCACCCCGCCCGAAGACTTCCAGCGCACGTTGCGCGTTTCGATGCGGGCGATCCGGCGCAATCTTGCGTTTGTTCTGGTCCTGACCTGCGCTACGAACATCCTGATCCTGGCGATCCCGATCTATCTGTTCCAGATCAGTGACCGGGTTCTGACCAGCCGGTCGCTGGATACGCTGATCATGTTGACGGCCATCGTTGCAGGGGCAGTGGTCTTCCAGTCAGCTTTTGATGCGGTGCGGCGGTTCATGCTCATGCGGACGGGGGTTGAAGTGGCGGCCCGGCTGGGCGCACCGGTTCTGAGCGCGGCGGCCCATGCGTCGCTGCATGGAAACGGGCGCGAGTATCAGACATTGGGCGATCTGCAACAGCTTCGTGGTTTTCTGGTCTCGGGCACGCTGCTTTCGTTTCTGGACGTGCCGTTTGCGCCGCTGTTCATTCTGATGATTTTCCTGGTGCATCCGGAACTGGGCATGATCGTGGTGGTTACTGCGCTGATCCTGATGACGATTGCGCTGATCAACCAGAAAATGACTGCCAAGCCGTTTGCCGAGGCCAACAAGGCACAGTCCATGGCAAACCTGCATCTGGATTCGATGTCTCGCAACAGCCAGATCATCAACGCCCTGGCAATGATCCCCGAGGCCGTGCGGATCTGGGGGCGGGACACTGCCCAATCCCTGACCTGGCAGGTGCGGGCACAGGACCGCAACGTGATCTTCGCTTCGATCTCGCGCGCCGTTCGCCTTTTGACGCAGATCGGAATTCTGGGTTGGGGCGCTTTTCTGGCGCTGCAAGGAGAGATCACGGGCGGTATGGTGATTGCGGCCTCGATCATTGCCGGGCGTGCCTTTGCGCCAATCGAAGGTTCGATTGAAGGATGGAACAGCTACCTGCTGACGCGCGGAGCTTATGGCCGGATCAAGGCGCTGCTGTCGACTTCGGCCCTGCAATACGAAAAACTGCGTCTGCCACGCCCCGAAGGTCGTCTGGATGTCGAACGCCTGCTCTATGTACCGGGCGGAACCAAGCGCGTGGTTCTGAACGGCATCACGTTCTCACTGGTTCCCGGCGAAACATTGGCCATCATTGGCAATTCCGGTGCGGGGAAAACCACGCTTGGAAAAACTCTGGTGGGATCCATCCTGCCCACATCGGGCAGCGTTAGGCTTGACCTGATGGACATCCGAAACTGGGACCCGCGCCAGTTTGGCGAAAGCATCGGCTACCTGCCGCAGGATGTTCAGCTGTTCCCGGGCACGATCAAGGACAATATCGGCCGGATGCGGGCGGATGCCACTGACGAACAGATCCATGATGCCGCCGTTCTGGCCGATGTTCATAACATGATTGCAACGCTGCCGCAGGGATATGAGACCGTGGTGGCCGCTGATGGCTCGCCTTTGTCCGGTGGTCAGAAGCAACGTATCGCACTGGCACGGGCGTTCTTCGGCAATCCCAGAATGGTTGTGCTGGATGAACCGAATTCAAATCTCGACGTCGCGGGGGACAAGGCGCTGGCATGTGCGATCGAACAGGCGCGTCAAAGCAAGATCACCGTGGTCGTCATTACGCAAAAGCCAACGCTATTGAGTGTTGTCGACAAGATCATGCTTTTGACCGACGGGCGCGTGGCCCTGTTCGGTCAGCGTGATCAGGTTCTTCAGCAGCTCAACGGGCCGCGCAAGCAGACTGGAATTGAAGGCCAGCAGGGGGGCTGA
- the glyA gene encoding serine hydroxymethyltransferase translates to MNANLRDTGFFTQSLADRDPELFGSITSELGRQRDEIELIASENIVSAAVMEAQGSVMTNKYAEGYPGRRYYGGCQFVDIAENLAIDRAKQLFGCEFANVQPNSGSQANQGVFQALIKPGDTILGMSLDAGGHLTHGARPNQSGKWFNAVQYGVRQQDNMLDYDQVEALAKEHQPKLIIAGGSAIPRQIDFARMRQIADMVGAYLHVDMAHFAGLVAAGEHPSPFPHAHVATTTTHKTLRGPRGGMILTNDEDIAKKVNSAIFPGIQGGPLMHVIAAKAVAFGEALRPEFKDYAKQVIANAQALSDQLIKGGLDTVTHGTDTHVVLVDLRPKGVKGNATEKALGRAHITCNKNGVPFDPEKPTITSGIRLGSPAGTTRGFGEVEFRQIADWIIEVVDGLAANGEDGNGAVEAKVKAEVADLCARFPIYPNL, encoded by the coding sequence ATGAACGCCAATCTTCGTGACACCGGATTTTTTACCCAGTCCCTTGCTGATCGTGATCCCGAGCTTTTTGGCTCGATCACGTCGGAACTGGGTCGTCAGCGCGACGAGATCGAGCTGATCGCGTCCGAGAACATCGTCTCTGCCGCCGTGATGGAGGCGCAGGGCTCGGTGATGACCAACAAATACGCCGAAGGCTATCCCGGTCGCCGCTATTATGGCGGTTGCCAGTTTGTCGACATTGCCGAAAACCTGGCCATCGACCGCGCCAAGCAGCTGTTCGGCTGTGAATTCGCCAATGTGCAGCCCAATTCCGGCTCTCAGGCCAATCAGGGCGTGTTTCAGGCGCTGATCAAGCCCGGCGACACCATTCTGGGCATGAGCCTGGATGCCGGTGGCCACCTGACCCACGGTGCGCGGCCCAACCAGTCGGGCAAGTGGTTCAACGCGGTGCAATACGGCGTGCGCCAGCAGGACAACATGCTGGACTATGATCAGGTCGAGGCGCTGGCGAAGGAACACCAGCCCAAGCTGATCATCGCCGGTGGCTCGGCGATCCCGCGCCAGATCGACTTTGCCCGCATGCGTCAGATCGCCGATATGGTGGGCGCCTATCTGCACGTGGACATGGCGCATTTTGCCGGTCTGGTGGCGGCGGGCGAGCATCCCAGCCCCTTCCCCCATGCGCATGTGGCGACCACGACGACCCACAAGACCCTGCGCGGCCCGCGCGGCGGCATGATCCTGACCAATGATGAAGATATCGCCAAGAAAGTGAACTCGGCCATCTTCCCCGGCATTCAGGGCGGCCCGCTGATGCATGTGATCGCGGCCAAGGCCGTGGCCTTTGGCGAGGCCCTGCGGCCCGAGTTCAAGGACTATGCCAAGCAGGTGATCGCCAACGCGCAGGCGCTGTCGGATCAGCTGATCAAGGGCGGTCTGGACACGGTGACCCACGGCACCGACACCCATGTGGTGCTGGTCGACCTGCGCCCCAAAGGGGTGAAAGGCAACGCCACCGAGAAGGCTCTGGGCCGGGCGCATATCACCTGCAACAAGAACGGCGTGCCGTTTGATCCCGAAAAGCCGACCATCACGTCGGGCATCCGTCTGGGGTCGCCCGCCGGCACCACCCGCGGCTTCGGCGAGGTCGAATTCCGCCAGATCGCCGACTGGATCATCGAGGTGGTCGACGGCCTGGCTGCCAATGGCGAAGACGGCAACGGCGCCGTCGAAGCCAAGGTCAAGGCCGAAGTGGCAGACCTCTGCGCACGCTTCCCGATCTATCCGAACCTGTAA
- a CDS encoding type I secretion protein — protein sequence MALDGITETIAHFVGTFELTIEQARLRDQYEEFSALRRKAEIDGLDEPTSIHIKADLDIPAGEYKALPFNFLPSQPELPLPKAPVGPVHEAVIILNGDSAESARFVPDSISGPSSAPELIILRPDTVPLGSAMTFTVQKVVMRDNDTVGEGDFRDTEALIAQGEEMLDMALSLHAVAAPSLSLADYKSTEMLEALAQQMTAPANANIDGVTVHQFHGDDALGVIVNGKYVDDAPVWTDILPAFHQPEEAGEDEAESMLPAEWDQSKDPDFDDGHLVVTGGNLAINAVSASVGWVDAPYIAVGGQAISLTAISQVALVSDWDVGAPGTGSGTNVIQSSKIEVEGRDAPWLDNGAGTTGQPEFIVVDWVHGDLVVANFVKQVIDGTDIDNIQTEISAASTLYALGDNEMFNVTDIVQLGSFYDLIMIDGNMISVDMLYQTNVLMDDDIISGGMPGAMAGDDDNVIMNDASVKTIGEDTHQGLQQNLSDAMALDQTDMDALENALLNDPLFAGMEQMRVLKIDGDLLQVNIVEQVTMMLDQDQIDLSGPSAADTEVVAGSNALMNSVNLTKMGVDSTVMAADGSYSDLLLHQASLIDVPDNQEITDMTNEAIAAIMADMSVPQPDAALALHAQSTDTTTPDDGLQSMLA from the coding sequence ATGGCACTTGACGGTATTACGGAAACGATAGCGCATTTTGTTGGAACTTTTGAGCTTACGATAGAACAAGCCCGCCTGCGGGATCAGTACGAGGAGTTCAGCGCCCTGAGGCGGAAAGCTGAAATAGACGGGCTTGACGAGCCAACCTCGATTCACATCAAAGCTGATCTGGATATCCCGGCGGGCGAATACAAAGCCCTGCCGTTCAACTTTCTTCCCTCTCAGCCGGAGCTGCCGTTGCCAAAAGCTCCTGTCGGGCCGGTGCACGAGGCGGTCATCATCCTCAACGGTGACAGCGCGGAGTCCGCGCGATTTGTTCCAGACAGCATATCCGGCCCGTCTTCCGCACCTGAACTGATCATTCTTCGACCGGATACGGTGCCATTGGGGTCGGCAATGACGTTCACCGTGCAAAAGGTGGTCATGCGCGACAACGACACGGTGGGGGAAGGGGACTTTCGTGATACCGAGGCGCTGATCGCCCAAGGCGAAGAGATGCTGGACATGGCGCTGTCGCTTCATGCCGTGGCAGCCCCTTCGCTTTCGCTCGCGGATTACAAGTCGACCGAAATGCTCGAGGCGCTGGCCCAACAGATGACGGCCCCGGCAAACGCGAATATCGACGGGGTCACGGTACATCAGTTTCATGGGGATGATGCGTTGGGGGTGATCGTGAACGGCAAGTACGTTGACGACGCTCCGGTATGGACAGACATCCTGCCTGCGTTCCATCAACCGGAGGAAGCCGGAGAGGATGAGGCCGAGTCCATGCTTCCGGCCGAGTGGGATCAGTCGAAAGATCCTGACTTTGATGACGGACACCTGGTCGTGACCGGAGGAAACCTTGCGATCAATGCCGTTTCGGCATCTGTGGGTTGGGTTGACGCCCCCTATATCGCCGTCGGAGGGCAGGCGATCAGCCTGACCGCCATCAGCCAGGTTGCGCTTGTTTCAGATTGGGATGTGGGGGCGCCGGGAACGGGCAGCGGCACCAACGTGATTCAGTCCTCGAAGATTGAAGTCGAAGGCCGAGATGCCCCCTGGCTGGACAATGGCGCCGGAACAACCGGACAACCTGAGTTCATTGTTGTGGATTGGGTCCACGGTGATCTGGTTGTGGCCAACTTCGTCAAACAAGTTATCGACGGCACGGATATCGACAACATACAGACCGAGATTTCGGCCGCATCGACATTGTACGCGTTGGGCGACAACGAAATGTTCAATGTCACCGACATCGTGCAGCTGGGCAGTTTTTACGACCTGATCATGATCGACGGGAATATGATTTCCGTGGACATGTTGTACCAGACCAACGTCCTGATGGATGACGATATCATCAGCGGCGGTATGCCCGGCGCAATGGCCGGAGATGATGACAACGTGATCATGAATGACGCGTCGGTCAAAACGATAGGCGAAGATACACATCAGGGTCTGCAACAGAACCTGTCCGACGCCATGGCGCTTGATCAAACGGACATGGATGCGTTGGAGAACGCGCTGCTCAACGATCCCCTGTTCGCAGGGATGGAACAGATGCGCGTGCTCAAGATCGACGGAGACTTGTTGCAGGTGAACATCGTTGAACAGGTCACCATGATGCTGGATCAGGATCAAATTGACCTGTCCGGTCCCAGTGCCGCCGATACCGAGGTCGTCGCAGGCAGCAACGCCCTGATGAACTCGGTCAATCTGACCAAAATGGGCGTGGATTCGACGGTAATGGCCGCTGACGGATCTTACTCCGACCTGCTGCTTCATCAGGCCAGCCTGATTGACGTGCCAGACAACCAGGAAATCACAGATATGACCAACGAGGCGATCGCCGCAATCATGGCGGACATGTCTGTGCCGCAACCGGATGCGGCCCTGGCACTGCACGCACAATCCACTGACACAACGACACCAGATGACGGCCTGCAATCCATGCTGGCCTGA